The Lactobacillus acidophilus DNA segment CAAATAGCTTTAAAGCATCCTTATCTACATTATCGCTATTTGCATTTGCATTAACGACTGGCAATAAATCATAAATTGATGTTAAAGCATTTTGAACATTAAAATCGTCATCCATTGCTGCGACGAATTTTTCTTCAGTTTCATTAATCGCCTTAACAAGATCTTCCGAAGTCTTAGTTGGTGTATCATCAGCAATACGATAATTAATATTGGTCAAAGTATTCTTGAATCTATCTAAAATAGTTGCAGCTTGCTTTAAATTTTCTTCAGAATAGTTAATTTGACGACGATATTGTACACTAGCCATAAAGAAGCGTAATACTTGAGGATCGATTTTCCTTAAAATATCATGCACAGTTACAAAATTATGCAAAGATTTAGACATCTTTTCCTGATCTTTGCCCACTGTTACAAAGCCATTATGCATCCAGTAATTAACAAATTTTTGATCTGTTTTAGCTTCACTTTGAGCAATTTCATTTTCATGGTGTGGGAATTCCAAATCTTGACCACCACCATGAATATCAATTGTGTTGCCCAAATACTTAGTGCTCATAACTGAACATTCAATGTGCCAGCCTGGACGTCCCTTGCCCCAAGGAGAATCCCAAGCAATTTCATCAGGTCCTTTTTGCGCTTTCCAAAGAGCAAAATCAATAGGATCTTCCTTACGATTTTGTTCTTCATCGTTAATATGCTCTGAAGCTCCTTCTTCAAGCTGTTCAATATTTTGATCACTAAGTTCACCATAATGTTGAAACTTCTTAGCGCGATAATAAACATCACCGTCTACTTCATAAGCATAGCCTTTATCAATTAATACCTTAACAAAATTGATAATATCTTTAATTTCATGAGTTGCTCGAGGATGAAGTGTTGCAGGTTCAATATTTAAAGCTGTTGTATCCTCTAAAAAGGCATTAATAAATTTCTCAGCAAGCTCAGGTACAGTGATTTTTTCAGCGCGAGCTTCATTGATCATCTTATCATCAACATCCGTAAAATTAGATACATATTTTACTTGATAGCCCTTATATTCAAAATAACGTCTAATAGTATCAAAGGCAATTGAACTACGAGCATTACCGATGTGAATATAGTTATACACCGTTGGTCCACACACATACATGCTGATTTGTCCTGGAACCAATGGTTTAAATTCTTCTTTTTTACGCGTCAGTGTATTATAAATTCTCACGGCTAACACTTATCCCTTCTATGAAAATAGCTATTTTTTATTTTAGCAGAAAGAAAAAGAAGTTGCAGTTATCTGCAGCTTCTTCTTTTAATTATTCTTTTTTAAATTAAAGATTGTTATCGCTCATTTGCTTCAAAGTCAAATCAATGTGTTTTACAACACGATCCTTACCCAAAAGTTCCATGGCTTCACCGATACCAGGTCCTACCATTGAACGAGTAGTAGCAATTCTTACTGGCATAAATAATTTTCTACCCTTTATACCAGTTGCCTTACGAGTTGCTTGAATAGCACCCATAATTTGAACTGCAGTAAATCTTGGAATAAGGTCTAATTGCTTCTTAAATTCTTCAATTACTGCACGACCATCATCATTCTTGATTTCTTCGATTTCTTCATCAGAAAGTTCCTTAGCATCTTCGAAGAAAATCTTAGCCATATCAACAATTTGCTTAGTGTAAGACATTTGAACGGCGTAAATGTTTACAAGTTGACGAATCCATTCCATTTTTTCTGGTGTTGGGTGTTCATCAACCAAGCCAGCTTCTTGTAAATTGTTCAATGACAAGTCAAGCAAAGTATCACGATCTGCCTTCTTGATATATTGGTTGTTAATCCATTCAAGCTTCTTTTGGTCAAAAGCAGCAGGTGACTTAGATAAACGTGCTGGATCAAATTGCTTAATGAATTCACGCTTAGTGAAGATTTCATTTTCACCCTTTGGTGACCAACCAAGAAGTGTAATGAAGTTGAACATTGCATCTGGTAAGTAACCAAGATCACGATATTGTTCAATAAATTGAAGAACAGATTCATCACGCTTAGAAAGCTTCTTACCAGTTTCTGAGTTAATGATCAAAGTCATGTGACCAAACTTAGGTGGTTCCCAACCAAGTGCTTCATAAACTACTAATTGCTTAGGAGTATTTGAAACGTGATCGTCACCACGAAGAACATGAGTAATCTTCATTAAGTGATCATCAACTACAACTGCGAAGTTATAAGTTGGCATACCATCACGCTTTTGAATAACGAAGTCACCACCAATGGTATCTGATTCAAATTCAAGATGACCTTTAACAATATCATCCCATGAATACGTTTCCATTTCTGGAATATGAATACGTACAACTGGCTTTAAGCCCTTAGCCTTAGCCTCTTCTTGAGCTTGCTTAATTTCATCAGCAGTCATACCTTCATATTCGTAAGTGTAGTGAGGAGCAACACCCATAGCACGTTGTTCTTCACGTTGCTCTTCAAGTTCTTCTTCAGTCTTGTATGAGTAGTATGCTTTACCTTCTTCAAGTAATTGATCAATATACTTTTGGTAAATGTCTTTTCTTTCTGATTGGCGATATGGACCGTAGTCTCCACCTTTATCTGGACCTTCATCCCAGTCAATTCCTAACCAGTGAAGGTTTTCCATTTGAGATTTAGAACCGCCTTTAACATTACGTTTTTGGTCGGTATCTTCGATTCTCAATACCATAGTACCCTTATTATGACGGGCGAATAAATAGTTAAAAAGTGCAGTACGTGCGTTACCGATGTGTAAGTGACCGGTTGGACTTGGTGCATATCTTACACGGATTTTTTCTTTAGCCAAAATTCATGCCTCTTTCAAAATTTAGTAGATTCAAACACTCCTAGTTTACTCGTTATATAGTAAGAATTCAATCTGTGCTAATTAAAAACTAATTTTAACGCTTGCGGAATGCTTGAAACTGGAATAACTTCTATTCCGTTATTAGTTAATCCTTGATACATATTGTGTTTAGGAATAAAAATTCGCTTAAAACCAACTTTAGCAGCTTCTTTTACTCTAGCTTCAATTTTATCTACTCTACGGATTTCTCCCGTTAAACCTACTTCACCTACAAAACAATCAGTTGGTGAAATTTCTTTGTCTGTATAACTAGATGCAACAGACATTGCAATCGCCAAATCAATCGCAGGCTCATTCAACTTAATCCCACCAGTAGCAGTCAAATATACATCTTGGTTTTGCAACATCAAATTACCACGCTTTTCAAGTACTGCCAGTAAAAGAGCAGCCCTATTATAATCAATCCCTGACGTTGTTCTTTTTGCATAACCAAATGCCGTTGGCGTAACCAAAGCCTGAATTTCTGCCAAAAGCGGGCGTGTTCCTTCCAAAGAAACAACTACTGCTGAACCAGTCGAATTTGGTAATCTTTGATCAAGAAAAATAGCTGACGGATTAGTTACTTCTTTTAACCCTTCATTCACCATTTCAAACATGCCAATTTCATTAGCAGCACCAAAACGATTTTTCACAGAATGTAAAATTCTATAAGTATGGTGCTCATCCCCTTCAAAATATAGAACAGTATCTACCATATGTTCCATAATTTTAGGTCCCGCAATTGCACCCTCTTTAGTTACATGTCCAATTACAAAAACAGTAATTGCATCCATTTTTGCGATTTTCATCAATTCACTAGTTACTTCACGAACCTGTGAGGCAGAACCTGTCATAGAATCTAAGCTAGGTTCATTCATTGTTTGAATTGAATCAATAACTACAAAATCAGGTTTAACATCATTAATTTGTTCACGAATATCATGCATATCACTTTCAGGATATAAAAGCATGTTACTCTGTCCGATTCCTAACCGATCAGCTCTTAGCTTAATTTGATTAGCTGATTCTTCTCCGGAAACGTATAATACTTTATGCTTTTCTGCCAAATCACTCATAATTTGCAACATTAAAGTTGATTTACCAATTCCAGGATCTCCACCGATTAATACAAGCGATCCAGGTACAATTCCGCCACCTAAAACACGATTTAATTCTTCTGATTTAGTAGAAATTCTCTCTTCTTTTTCCGCTTTAATTTTATCTAGCTTTACTGGTTCATTTACGCCAGTTTTTTGGATTAAACGGCTAGCTGTAGCTTTTGTTGAACGTTTTTGTACTTCTTCAGTTTCTTTTTCAAATTGATTCCATGCTCCACAGTTAGGACATCTACCTAAATAACTAGCAGAAATGTAACCACAGGAGCGACATTTATATTGAGTTTTTACCCTTGCCATTAATCATCCTTCTTTTCGTTTGTTGAACCAAAACCGCTAACCCTTTGTCGACTAATTGGATCATCATCATCAGTTTTTAGATATTTAATAAAAATCCCTTGAGCAATACGGTCACCTTTATGAATATGAAGTGGACGAACACCATAATTAAGCACTTGAACAAATATTTCCCCTTCATTATTAGGATTGTTGTAATAATCAGCATCAATTACACCAATTCCATTTGGTAATGCCAAATTTCTTTTAAAAGTATTTGATGAACGGTTAGCTAAAATAAGTACTTCATCTTCGGGCATATATGCTTTAAGTCCTGTTGGCACCAAAATTGGCTTTAATGTTTGATCACACATTTCATAATCACGCTCATAAAGCTGATGTCCATTTCTAATTAATCTAAAAATTCGCACAAAATTCAAACGCCAAATACTGGGAATGGTTATATCTTCTGCAGCTTCGATATCATAACCAGCACTGGCTAAAGTTTGTCTTCTAGGCAAATTAATATTTTTATCTTGATACTTAGCAACTACTTCAAATCCGCGTGTTTTCATTCTGTTAACCCCCATTTATTCTTTTCTTTTGACAGTTATATATTTTACAATGTTTTTAATTAGGGCAAAACATTAAGCCTCATTATTAATTACGTAAAACATTGCAATATTTTTTAGAAAAAGGACGTAAAATGACTGACACAAAAAAGTATTTTATTCAAAGAAATGGCAGTGATAAACAAATAACTTCTAGTACTGATATCGATTTAATTCAGCGCAAAGACAAAACTGTCTGGGTAATGAACCATATTTTTTTAAATCCTGATGAGCATGATGAACATGAATTAAGTTTATTAATGCAAGAAGTTATTACCTATGTGAAAAATACTGACTATCCTATCTGGGTACTCGATCCCATTGCCATCAAATATTTTGAAAAGTATCCCGATCTTAAAAATATCTGGTATCACAAACCTTACCAAGATTAAATTTTCGATGATAGACGGACATAATTTTATGTTTTAAAATAATAATTATGATAAAAGGAGGAAAAAATTAATGTCAAAAGAAATTTCTAAGGATACTATTAATAAATTTGAACAAGATTTAACTAATCACCCAGCTTATAAAGTTGCCAGCCGTGCAGCACAAGAAAATGGCATTTTTAAAGCAAGTCAAGATTTACAAACTAAAATTGATCTTGATCCAACTTTTTCAATTGAAATTGAAACTGGTAAACCAGCTGACCAAAAGCAATCCGGTCGTTGCTGGATGTTCAGCGCATTAAATACCATGCGTCACCCACTTCAAAAGAAATTCCAATTGAAGGACTTCGAATTATCTCAAAATTACACCAACTTCTGGGATAAATTTGAAAAGTCAAACTGGTTCTTTGAAAATGTTATTGCAACTGCAGATAAGCCACTCGGCGATCGCAAAGTTTCATTCTTGTTTGCCACTCCACAACAAGACGGTGGTCAATGGGATATGCTTTGTGGCATTATTGAAAAATACGGTATCGTACCAAAGAGTGTTTACCCAGAAACTGCTAATGCAACTAACTCAAGTGCATTAAACGACACTTTAAACACCTTGCTTCGTAAAGATGGTCTAGAATTACGTAAATTGGTTAACGATGGTAAGTCAGAAGAAGAAATTCAAACTCGTAAGGAAGAAATGCTTAACGATGTCTTCCGCGTACTAGCTGTTTCACTTGGCGTTCCACCAAAGAAATTTAACTTCGAATATCGTGACGATGACAAGAATTACCATATTGATAAGGACATTACTCCAAAGGAATTCTTTGATAAATATGTTGGTATGGACCTTGAAGACCACATCTCAACTATCAATGCTCCAACTAGTGACAAGCCATTCCATAAAGTATTCTCAGTTGAATACTTAGGTAATGTTGAAGGTGGTCGTCAAGTTCGTCACTTGAACTTAAAGGTTGATGAAATGAAAGACTTAATCATCAAGCAACTAAAGAGCGGCGAAGTTGTATGGTTTGGTTCAAACGTTGTTAAGGACTCAGAAAGAAGAGCTGGTCTTCTTGATACTGACCTTTACAGACGTGACGAATTATTTGACGTGGACTTTTCAATGTCAAAGGCTGAAAAGCTTGATTCTGGTGAAAGTATGATGGACCATGCTATGGTTATCACTGGTGTTGATATTGTTGATGGCAAACCAACTAAGTGGAAGATCGAAAACTCATGGGGCGAAAAGCCTGGCTTCAAAGGTTACTTTGTAATGAGCGACAAATGGTTTGATTCATTTGTTTACCAAGCTGTTATCAACAAGAAATTCTTGCCAGACGACTTAAAGAAAGCCTACGATGAAGGTGTTAAAGATCCAATCCAATTATTACCATGGGATCCAATGGGTGCTTTAGCATTTGATTTTTAATAGCTGACTAAAAAGAGTTATGTATCAAATTGATACATAACTCTTTTCTTTTACCAAATATGTAGCAAACGTGTTGGATCTAATTTGCTTAAGTTAAATTGGTGAACATGTTGTTTAGGATTTTCTGGAAATTCTTTAATAAAATCTGCCACATTGTATAATCCTGTCGAATATGTCCAAACTCCCTTTACTTTTCTAATAGGATCCAACATTTCATTTCTGATTGGGTATGCAGAAATTAAGAAATGCTTATGGTGAAACTTAAAAACAAAATATGGTAATTTAAACTGTTTTACAGCTTCCTCTTCAGTTTTCGCAATTGAAACTACATTTCGATATGTGCCATACTTTTCAGTAAATTTTTCATTAAAAGAAAAATAAAAATTCGAAATATGAACATGTGGGAAATCTTTTTCATCAACTTTATCTGGGATAGCAATTACATGTGAGTAACGATCTAGATTACTTTCCTTTTGTGATAAAGCATGTTCCATTTGATTTGGAACTATTTTATGTGCCCAATATGGTACTTCTGGATGTGCTTCATATGAGCGATACATTTGCTTTACTACTTCTGGTTTAACCCAGTCATAATGCATTCTTGTTTGATTACGCTTAAGTAAATTCTCTAGCGTATTATGCTGCATCAAATCTACTACGAAGCATTCATAATGATATTTTTCTACCCATGGTTTAAAATGCTCGATTGCACTTGGAACAATATGAGTTCCATCGACAATCACAGTTTCCCCATGTTCCATCTTGTGTTCTACAAGGTGATCCACCATTTGCTCAGTACGCACTGTTACGTGCCGCGGAATAACTTGGTGTAATACATCCGCATCCTCTTGATAATAAACTGTTAAATCCGCCAATAATAACCTAATTTGATCACGACTGATCGCATAAGGCGTTAAGTGATGACGTGCAATAAAAGAAGATTTACCGGAGCCAGGTGCACCTCGCAATAAAAATAATTTACGCATGCCTAATACTCCAAACTAAATATTTCTAGAAATCACTATAGATTTTACCATAGATAAAAGAAAATCCTTATTCAGAGCACAAAAAATGCAGCTTTAACTGCATTTAACGTAAAATTTTTTTATTTATAATATTCAATTGATCATCCATAGTATAAACAATTGGCTCTGCATTAGGGACTTCTAGATTAACAATATCATGATCGTTAATATTTTCGAGTTTTTTAATTAAAGCTCTTAAACTAGAACCATGTGCAACAATTAATTGATCTTCGCCATTGAGTAATTTAGGAGCAATATGATCATAGTAATATGGCATTAATCTATTTTGAGTTTGATGTAAACTTTCTGCTCTTGGCATCAAGTGCTGGTCACATAATTTATAACGACGATCAATTACTGGTGATCCTTGTGCCGGAGGAATCGAATTAAAACCTCTACGCCATAATAAAACTTGTTCTACACCAAACACCTTACGTGAAACATCTTTATTAAGGCCTCTTAAAGCACCATAGTGGCGTTCATTTAGTCTCCATGTCTTAGTCATAGGTAACCATAATAAACCACATGTATCAGCTACTATATTAGCAGTAACAATAGCCCTTGATAAAACAGATGTATGAATATGAGTTGGTGCAAAATCAGTAATAGTATTAATTAATTTTCCTGCTTTTTTTGCTTGTTGCTTTCCCTTTTCAGTTAATGGAACATCATTCCATCCTGTATAAACATTTTCAGCATTCGCAACACTTTCACCATGTCTAACTAATACTAACTTTGCAATTTTATCCCACCAAAGATCTAATAATCATTATTATTCCAGCTATTGTAAAAATCACTCCCAAAATCATAAAAGCTACAATTCCGCCTTTATTCGTGGGCTGTTTACGCCTGTTAAATGCATAGGACATATCATAGATACCCATAATTAATACAATTACAGCTGTAAAAATATTTACTGAAAACATCTCTTCACCTAATCTTCGTTATTTCCACGTCCTGGCACAATCATATCGTCATTTTGTCCTCGCTTACATTCTGCCTGTAAAGTTATATGATTGATGCCTAATTCTTTCTTTAGCTTTTTACCAATTTCTTGATAGAGTTGTTCTAGCTCATCTGCACACATATCTGGTGCAACATTTATATGCGCATCCATCATTATAAAATCATCACTATAGCGCCATACATGAACATGGTGAATATTAGTTACTTTTGGAAAAGATAGGACTATTTCATTAACTTTATCAAGATCAATATCGGGATTGGATTCCATCAAAACATTAGCAGCTTTCATAGTAATTTCATAGGCTTCATGTAAAACAAACAATGAAACCAAGATAGTTAATACAGGGTCAAGCCAAGTAACATTCCAAAAGTAAATAAACACCGCACCAATTACAACAGCTACACTAGATAAGGCATCACTAAGCATATGAATAAATGTTGAGCGAACATTTAAGTTACCTTTGGCATCCCTATGCATAGCAAGCATAGAAATTATATTAGCAAGCAAGCCAATAATTGATACTACCAGCATAATACCACCATGGATATGTTCTGGCTCCCAGAAGCGTTGGATTGCTTCCACAAATAACACTACACTGATTACGATTAGAACTACACCATTAGTAAAAGCTGCCAATGTTTCTGCTCTTTCATAACCAAAAGTCTTATTATTATTCCGACTTCTTCTACTAATTAAATGCGCTATAAAAGATAAAATAATCGCACCCACATCGCTTAAATTATGGACAGCATCAGATAAAAGCGCTAATGATCCTGAAAAAATACCGCCCAAAAATTCTGCGATAGTAATAATAACATTAAGCAGTGTAACAAACACATAACGTTTAGTTGTATGGTCCTTATTCATCTAAATTTTCCTTTCGTTATCAGTGTACCAAAAAAGGCCCTACTTATGCAGTAGGACTCTTTTATAGTTTTTCAGCATCGATGTTGTAATCAACAATTTCGAATTTTCCATCATCATGCAAAATTCCACGAGTAACACTACCATTATTTGGAAAGACAATATCATGGATACCATCACTGTCCTTCCAGTATTTAATAGTTAATGTCTTTATAAAATCTCCGTGACTCACTAATAATACTCTTTGTTCATCTTTAGTTAGATCGCGTAAAACATTAATCCCACGAATCATTCTTTTATCTAATTCTTGAGTATTTTCTGCTAAATGACGTGGATCTGCCTTCTTAGTTGCTTCACGGAATTTGTCTAATCCAACCTTATTAATAATTTTGGCCACATCATCTTCATGCCCGATTCCTGCAGCCATCGCTACTTGATCCCAAGTTTGGTTAATATCATCACCCTCGAAAGTTCCAAAGAAAACTTCACGAAATTCTGGCAACTTTCTAATTTTCCCAATATCCGAAACCACATTAGCATCTTTCATTAAATGAACAGTATCAATCGCTCTTTTTAGGTCTGACGAATACATATTATCAAAGTGTACTTGACTTAAAGCATTAGCAGTTCTTTTTAAATCATTAATCCCCTTAACTGTTAATGGAGAATCGCACCAACCTTGAACTTTATTCAATTGGTTGAACATCGTTTCACCATGACGAACTAAATAAACTTCTGTTGCCATATTAACCCTCCTTTTTCATTAATAAACATTGTATCAAACTTAACGCAAATATGCGGTATAAAAGAAGTATCCTGCTTGTGTAAATGCCAATGCAGCAATAAAAATTCTAACTGGTTTTTCTGGAACTCTTCTTAAAATGGCTGGTCCAATATAACCACCAATGAACATACCAATAGCAAGCGGAATAGCTTGTAACCAATAAATTCGTGACGTGAACATAAAAATAATTAAAGCTACCAAATTAGCAAATCCACAAACTACATTTTTTATCGCATTAATTACAATAAATTTTTCATTAGTAATATATGTTAAAAGAACTAATACAATAACTCCACCTGCCGCACCAAAATATCCTGTGTAAACACCCATAATTAAAAGTGCAACTAAATATACTATTTTCAACCACATTGGCTGTTTAGCTGTGTTTAATGCATTATGCTTACCCGAAATGATGATCATAATTCCTGAAAATGCAATAAAAAAAGGTACAGCTTTTTCAAAAACACTAGATGGAAATGAAAGAAGTAACACACATCCCATTACCGACCCAATAACAGTAAATATCGTATAAAACCATGTTTCCTTCCAATGTCCCTTTAACTCTTTGGTTGAAGAAATAGTCGAGCCTATACTTGTCCAAATTAGAGCTGCATCATTAGTCACATTAGCATAAACAGGTGGGATACCAACCGCAAGCAATACTGGATATGATGCTAGTGAAGCCATTGAAGCAACAGATGATAACAATCCACCTGCTACTCCACCAATTAGTAAGAAAATAATTGTCCAAATTGTCATTTCTAATTCCTTTCCTAAAATTGTCTAATTAATTATAATTCTAATGATTACTAACGTAAAAAGAAGGTACTGTATGTCTACATTTAATACATTAATTTTCATTCCAGAAGGCAGCCTTTTAAATGAAAAACTAGCTGTTAAAACTGCCTTGCGTCAAACCTTAAAATACTTCGGTCTTGATTGGGGACCAGCTGAGAGATTAAGATATACCAGTTTGCAAAAGCAATTCAAAACTCTATCAATTACTGAACAAATTGATCTATCTTTGTCTACTTTTTTAAAAAATGATCTTAGTGAAACGCATACCATTTTTGACAATGAAATGAAGAAACAAACTAGATTAGTTAAAGGCGCAATTGAATTTTTAGATGAAATCAGCAGCAAAGTATCTTTAATCTTACTCGCAAAAGAAACAAAAGAACAAATAGAACCGCGACTTATGCCGACAGAACTACTTAGCTTATTTGATCATGCTTATTTTGCTGATGACTTTAAAGAAAAATTGCCTAATAAAAATATCTTTTTCAAAATTCTTAAAGATCATCCTGATATTGATCCCGACAATATTTTAGTAATTGGTACTAATTTAGATGAAGAAATTCAAGGTGCTGAAAATGCCAATTTAAAATCACTTTGGCTTGCTCCTAAAAAAGATAAGATTCCAATTTCACCTCGTCCTACGCTCCATCTCAGTAAATTATCAGATCTCTCATTTTATTTAGACGTTAATTAACTAGTATAATAGAATCAGCATGATAAAAAGAAAGGATGACTTTTAATGACAAAAGTTGCTGTGGTCTTTGCAGATGGTTGTGAAGAAGTTGAAGGTTTAAGTATTGTCGATGTACTTCGCCGATTAAATGTAGAGTGTGATATGGTTGGCTTAACTAGCAAAAAAGTTGATGGCGATCACCACATTGAAATTACTTGCGATAAAGTTGTCAACGATGGTTTGCTCGACTATGATTTAGTTGCATTCCCTGGCGGAATGAATGGTTCAGCTAACTTGCGTGATAATGAAAAATTGCGTGACTTAATGGTTAAGCGTCATGAAGCGGGTAAATGGGATGCTGCTATGTGCGCTGCTCCTCGTGCACTTGCTCATTATGGTGTTTTAGATGATGCTGACTTTACTTGCTATCCAGGTATTCAAGATGAATGCTTAGAGGATCAACCAAATGCTCATTTTTCAGAAAGAATCACTGTTACTGATGACAAACATAAGATTATAACCAGCCGTGGTCCTGCTACCGCATGGGCATTTGCTTATGCGATCGCGGAAGCTTTAGGTGTTGATAC contains these protein-coding regions:
- the cysS gene encoding cysteine--tRNA ligase translates to MRIYNTLTRKKEEFKPLVPGQISMYVCGPTVYNYIHIGNARSSIAFDTIRRYFEYKGYQVKYVSNFTDVDDKMINEARAEKITVPELAEKFINAFLEDTTALNIEPATLHPRATHEIKDIINFVKVLIDKGYAYEVDGDVYYRAKKFQHYGELSDQNIEQLEEGASEHINDEEQNRKEDPIDFALWKAQKGPDEIAWDSPWGKGRPGWHIECSVMSTKYLGNTIDIHGGGQDLEFPHHENEIAQSEAKTDQKFVNYWMHNGFVTVGKDQEKMSKSLHNFVTVHDILRKIDPQVLRFFMASVQYRRQINYSEENLKQAATILDRFKNTLTNINYRIADDTPTKTSEDLVKAINETEEKFVAAMDDDFNVQNALTSIYDLLPVVNANANSDNVDKDALKLFEEKLAAWLLVFGVDIKKLCAQTTGSNDEEIEELVSKRDEARNNKDWATSDQIRDQLKEMGITIQDTPQGTRWTRD
- the gltX gene encoding glutamate--tRNA ligase; this translates as MAKEKIRVRYAPSPTGHLHIGNARTALFNYLFARHNKGTMVLRIEDTDQKRNVKGGSKSQMENLHWLGIDWDEGPDKGGDYGPYRQSERKDIYQKYIDQLLEEGKAYYSYKTEEELEEQREEQRAMGVAPHYTYEYEGMTADEIKQAQEEAKAKGLKPVVRIHIPEMETYSWDDIVKGHLEFESDTIGGDFVIQKRDGMPTYNFAVVVDDHLMKITHVLRGDDHVSNTPKQLVVYEALGWEPPKFGHMTLIINSETGKKLSKRDESVLQFIEQYRDLGYLPDAMFNFITLLGWSPKGENEIFTKREFIKQFDPARLSKSPAAFDQKKLEWINNQYIKKADRDTLLDLSLNNLQEAGLVDEHPTPEKMEWIRQLVNIYAVQMSYTKQIVDMAKIFFEDAKELSDEEIEEIKNDDGRAVIEEFKKQLDLIPRFTAVQIMGAIQATRKATGIKGRKLFMPVRIATTRSMVGPGIGEAMELLGKDRVVKHIDLTLKQMSDNNL
- the radA gene encoding DNA repair protein RadA, encoding MARVKTQYKCRSCGYISASYLGRCPNCGAWNQFEKETEEVQKRSTKATASRLIQKTGVNEPVKLDKIKAEKEERISTKSEELNRVLGGGIVPGSLVLIGGDPGIGKSTLMLQIMSDLAEKHKVLYVSGEESANQIKLRADRLGIGQSNMLLYPESDMHDIREQINDVKPDFVVIDSIQTMNEPSLDSMTGSASQVREVTSELMKIAKMDAITVFVIGHVTKEGAIAGPKIMEHMVDTVLYFEGDEHHTYRILHSVKNRFGAANEIGMFEMVNEGLKEVTNPSAIFLDQRLPNSTGSAVVVSLEGTRPLLAEIQALVTPTAFGYAKRTTSGIDYNRAALLLAVLEKRGNLMLQNQDVYLTATGGIKLNEPAIDLAIAMSVASSYTDKEISPTDCFVGEVGLTGEIRRVDKIEARVKEAAKVGFKRIFIPKHNMYQGLTNNGIEVIPVSSIPQALKLVFN
- a CDS encoding dCTP deaminase/dUTPase family protein, whose amino-acid sequence is MKTRGFEVVAKYQDKNINLPRRQTLASAGYDIEAAEDITIPSIWRLNFVRIFRLIRNGHQLYERDYEMCDQTLKPILVPTGLKAYMPEDEVLILANRSSNTFKRNLALPNGIGVIDADYYNNPNNEGEIFVQVLNYGVRPLHIHKGDRIAQGIFIKYLKTDDDDPISRQRVSGFGSTNEKKDD
- the pepC gene encoding aminopeptidase C; translated protein: MSKEISKDTINKFEQDLTNHPAYKVASRAAQENGIFKASQDLQTKIDLDPTFSIEIETGKPADQKQSGRCWMFSALNTMRHPLQKKFQLKDFELSQNYTNFWDKFEKSNWFFENVIATADKPLGDRKVSFLFATPQQDGGQWDMLCGIIEKYGIVPKSVYPETANATNSSALNDTLNTLLRKDGLELRKLVNDGKSEEEIQTRKEEMLNDVFRVLAVSLGVPPKKFNFEYRDDDKNYHIDKDITPKEFFDKYVGMDLEDHISTINAPTSDKPFHKVFSVEYLGNVEGGRQVRHLNLKVDEMKDLIIKQLKSGEVVWFGSNVVKDSERRAGLLDTDLYRRDELFDVDFSMSKAEKLDSGESMMDHAMVITGVDIVDGKPTKWKIENSWGEKPGFKGYFVMSDKWFDSFVYQAVINKKFLPDDLKKAYDEGVKDPIQLLPWDPMGALAFDF
- a CDS encoding AAA family ATPase, with protein sequence MRKLFLLRGAPGSGKSSFIARHHLTPYAISRDQIRLLLADLTVYYQEDADVLHQVIPRHVTVRTEQMVDHLVEHKMEHGETVIVDGTHIVPSAIEHFKPWVEKYHYECFVVDLMQHNTLENLLKRNQTRMHYDWVKPEVVKQMYRSYEAHPEVPYWAHKIVPNQMEHALSQKESNLDRYSHVIAIPDKVDEKDFPHVHISNFYFSFNEKFTEKYGTYRNVVSIAKTEEEAVKQFKLPYFVFKFHHKHFLISAYPIRNEMLDPIRKVKGVWTYSTGLYNVADFIKEFPENPKQHVHQFNLSKLDPTRLLHIW
- a CDS encoding 2,3-bisphosphoglycerate-dependent phosphoglycerate mutase → MAKLVLVRHGESVANAENVYTGWNDVPLTEKGKQQAKKAGKLINTITDFAPTHIHTSVLSRAIVTANIVADTCGLLWLPMTKTWRLNERHYGALRGLNKDVSRKVFGVEQVLLWRRGFNSIPPAQGSPVIDRRYKLCDQHLMPRAESLHQTQNRLMPYYYDHIAPKLLNGEDQLIVAHGSSLRALIKKLENINDHDIVNLEVPNAEPIVYTMDDQLNIINKKILR
- a CDS encoding cation diffusion facilitator family transporter, with the protein product MNKDHTTKRYVFVTLLNVIITIAEFLGGIFSGSLALLSDAVHNLSDVGAIILSFIAHLISRRSRNNNKTFGYERAETLAAFTNGVVLIVISVVLFVEAIQRFWEPEHIHGGIMLVVSIIGLLANIISMLAMHRDAKGNLNVRSTFIHMLSDALSSVAVVIGAVFIYFWNVTWLDPVLTILVSLFVLHEAYEITMKAANVLMESNPDIDLDKVNEIVLSFPKVTNIHHVHVWRYSDDFIMMDAHINVAPDMCADELEQLYQEIGKKLKKELGINHITLQAECKRGQNDDMIVPGRGNNED
- a CDS encoding histidine phosphatase family protein, whose translation is MATEVYLVRHGETMFNQLNKVQGWCDSPLTVKGINDLKRTANALSQVHFDNMYSSDLKRAIDTVHLMKDANVVSDIGKIRKLPEFREVFFGTFEGDDINQTWDQVAMAAGIGHEDDVAKIINKVGLDKFREATKKADPRHLAENTQELDKRMIRGINVLRDLTKDEQRVLLVSHGDFIKTLTIKYWKDSDGIHDIVFPNNGSVTRGILHDDGKFEIVDYNIDAEKL